Proteins found in one Kluyveromyces marxianus DMKU3-1042 DNA, complete genome, chromosome 2 genomic segment:
- the PRE3 gene encoding proteasome core particle subunit beta 1 has translation MDGIQVDMNRLKKGEVSLGTSIMAVTFKDGVILGADSRTTTGAYIANRVTDKLTKVHDKIWCCRSGSAADTQAVADIVQYHLELYTSQYGEPTTKVAASIFKTLCYENKDNLTAGIIVAGYDEKNGGEVYSIPLGGSVHKQSYSIAGSGSAFIYGYCDKNYKENMTKEETINFVKHSLSQAIKWDGSSGGVIRMVILTAEGVERLIFYPEEYENL, from the exons ATGGACGGAATTCAAGTGGATATGAACCGCTTGAAGAAGGGTGAGGTCAGTTTGGGTACCTCAAT TATGGCGGTGACATTTAAAGATGGTGTTATCTTAGGTGCAGATTCCAGGACAACGACAGGTGCGTATATTGCAAATCGTGTTACAGATAAACTAACAAAAGTTCATGACAAGATCTGGTGTTGTAGATCAGGGTCTGCTGCTGATACACAAGCAGTTGCTGATATTGTACAGTATCATCTAGAGTTGTACACATCACAATACGGAGAACCAACAACTAAAGTAGCAGCATCTATCTTCAAGACACTTTGTTACGAAAACAAGGATAACTTAACAGCGGGTATTATAGTAGCAGGTTATGACGAAAAGAATGGAGGTGAGGTTTACAGTATACCACTAGGTGGATCTGTTCATAAACAATCATATTCTATTGCTGGGTCTGGTTCAGCATTCATATATGGTTACTGTGACAAGAACTACAAGGAAAACATGACCAAAGAGGAAACAATCAATTTTGTCAAACATTCCCTATCGCAAGCTATCAAATGGGATGGATCCTCAGGTGGTGTCATTAGAATGGTTATCCTAACTGCAGAAGGTGTGGAACGTCTCATTTTTTACCCAGAGGAATACGAAAACTTGTAA
- the SFI1 gene encoding Sfi1p — MEDVEFSGTIGSSTDALISPEYTHSTGSLVHKDFSELLQKSNVIAHEEENTSSILGNGNNVKINVNLQDRRNDDDYNVRQPEKYFDQVFGKLSTDNNHGNNDNADEKGYTHFNLQPNGLEDPIDIQKRLYGNVNNPIMLRLYNMIQVFLLRHGLTLDFLSVFQRYITLLNEADMNPLEDKYLLTLQNELSKGYEFSNTLQEIITAFLLEPENVIMKLANFQFKNERLLLKRVFSGWRLKYSLNYNLAELEEIWGRYVKKKFYDQWVQTLRIKTQQWPEDADQFYEQKLKTECFNRLLGSMNQLATKSQIADNFFLDNTFVKIKSKHERLHSSSNNVIQTRNKLLLANSLRSWKLKMCKNHFNPIAIKRHLLAKYLTLWKLQYRHNRHLSELSVISERTLALRPCLKIWISRFRNVESYRIDLYDKSDLFIKSRYFRTITSAYTLAKIKSKVQDVNSRSLQKHFLMAWKKRVQERSNCIDIISNRNEKLLGMYFTQWKNKCDSYVRADSQYTDSLKKRFLKKIRLKARLLQSKSNINRSIASKCLEVWNKKFQLNILCKEYDKLVLQRYYKVIRTKRQLLKDLGDLSARCYNNDITKRFFILWKKRFENISAKNQKCDAFIKLRFITLIKRGILNARMKDRLSIELAKKYDQQHLDKFWVLWKSHLNSKRMIKLNTYADVFEERRDEYIKRKYVQVWRKRYDFYSVECMDIALDKYDLGVTIRSLEQWKTRYSNIQLMYKEADGIYDNTTLSNAFDLILQKMDNLKLQDSKLVLYVEEKQAKLLLKWTNQWSMKMMKLKRNEESVQMFRARWNRANMRAIMSLWKEKTFSYPNSLAADDTRNISSQKEDIAFQTPMKPLDINSNGFTTIPGSERIKRNKMDRIKNRFSRARGAIPSPIKSTQILDSTAKTRLAGTEYNQTQPLQNSTDDTPHITGDASNLSLLNVNKRLAGKTKSISFNRIPHTTLFGFPSPQSAIEPSPKDLTVDLDFLDSDSLPERDDDSPTKRRTRPH, encoded by the coding sequence atggAAGATGTTGAATTCAGTGGAACTATAGGCTCTTCTACAGATGCCTTAATATCTCCAGAATACACACACTCGACTGGATCGTTAGTTCACAAGGATTTTAGTGAGCTTTTACAAAAGTCTAACGTGATAGCacatgaagaagagaacaCTTCCTCGATTCTaggaaatggaaataaCGTGAAGATTAATGTAAATTTGCAAGATCGCAGAAATGACGATGATTACAATGTGAGACAGCCAGAAAAGTACTTTGACCAGGTGTTTGGTAAGTTATCGACAGATAATAACCATGgaaataatgataatgcTGATGAAAAAGGGTATACACACTTTAATTTGCAACCTAATGGCCTTGAAGACCCAATTGATATCCAAAAGAGATTGTATGGAAATGTCAATAATCCTATTATGCTACGTTTATACAATATGATTCaggtttttcttctgcGACATGGATTAACATTAGATTTCTTAAGTGTATTCCAACGCTACATAACCCTTTTGAATGAGGCTGATATGAACCCCTTAGAGGATAAATATTTACTTACACTTCAAAACGAATTGAGTAAAGGATATGAGTTTTCCAATACACTCCAGGAAATTATAACAGCTTTCCTTTTGGAACCTGAAAATGTTATTATGAAGCTAGCAAACTTCCAATTTAAAAACGAAAGGCTATTGTTAAAGAGAGTATTTTCAGGCTGGCGATTAAAGTATTCTTTGAACTATAATTTAGCAGAACTAGAAGAGATATGGGGACGGTatgtgaagaagaaattttATGATCAATGGGTACAAACTTTAAGAATTAAGACACAACAGTGGCCTGAAGATGCAGATCAGTTTTACGAACAGAAATTAAAGACTGAATGTTTCAACAGATTACTTGGAAGCATGAATCAATTGGCTACAAAATCACAAATTGCAGataacttcttcttagatAATACTTTTGTTAAAATTAAGTCGAAGCATGAGAGATTACATTCATCTTCGAATAATGTGATCCAAACTAGGAATAAGTTGTTGTTAGCAAATTCACTCAGATCGTGGAAATTAAAGATGTGTAAAAATCATTTCAACCCAATCGCTATCAAACGTCATTTGCTGGCCAAATACTTGACTCTGTGGAAACTTCAGTATAGACATAATAGGCATTTATCAGAACTGTCTGTCATTTCGGAAAGAACCTTGGCACTGCGTCCATGCCTAAAAATATGGATATCCCGCTTTAGAAATGTAGAGAGCTACCGGATTGACTTGTATGATAAAAGTGATCTCTTCATTAAAAGCAGATACTTTAGGACAATCACGTCTGCATATACATTGgctaaaataaaatcaaaggTTCAAGATGTGAATTCAAGATCTCTCCAGAAACACTTTTTAATGGCATGGAAAAAACGTGTTCAGGAGAGATCCAATTGTATTGATATCATTTCGAACCGTAACGAAAAACTCCTGGGAATGTACTTTACCCAATGGAAAAATAAATGTGATAGCTATGTGAGGGCCGACTCTCAATATACTGACAGCTTAAAAAAGCGTTTCTTAAAAAAGATTAGACTGAAAGCTAGATTACTTCAAAGTAAAAGTAACATCAACAGATCAATCGCTTCGAAATGTTTAGAAGTATGGAATAAAAAATTTCAACTTAATATTTTATGCAAAGAGTACGACAAGCTGGTATTACAAAGATATTATAAGGTCATTAGAACTAAGCGTCAATTATTAAAAGATCTCGGAGATCTGTCGGCCCGATGCTACAATAACGATATAACGAAAAggttttttattctttggaagaaacgGTTTGAGAACATCTCAGCTAAAAATCAGAAGTGTGACGCTTTCATCAAACTTCGCTTTATCACACTAATTAAACGTGGTATACTGAATGCTAGAATGAAAGACAGACTCTCCATAGAATTGGCGAAAAAGTATGATCAGCAACACCTTGATAAGTTCTGGGTTCTATGGAAGTCTCATTTGAATTCTAAACGAATGATAAAACTGAACACTTATGCAGATGTATTtgaggaaagaagagatgagTACATTAAGAGAAAGTATGTACAAGTGTGGCGCAAGAGATATGACTTTTACTCTGTGGAATGTATGGATATCGCACTGGATAAATACGATCTTGGTGTGACCATCCGTTCCCTTGAACAGTGGAAAACCCGTTACTCTAATATTCAGCTAATGTATAAAGAAGCTGACGGAATTTACGATAATACAACTTTATCAAATGCATTTGATTTGATCCTCCAAAAGATGGACAATCTCAAACTGCAGGATTCAAAATTAGTACTttatgttgaagaaaagcaaGCAAAGCTACTTTTAAAGTGGACAAACCAATGGAgtatgaaaatgatgaagttAAAGCGAAATGAGGAGTCCGTGCAGATGTTTAGGGCTAGGTGGAATAGAGCAAATATGCGAGCAATCATGAGTttatggaaagaaaagacaTTTTCCTATCCAAATAGTTTAGCAGCTGACGATACCAGAAACATCTCCTcacaaaaagaagatatagCGTTCCAAACTCCTATGAAACCATTGGATATTAATAGCAATGGCTTTACTACAATACCTGGCTCAGAGAGGatcaaaagaaataagaTGGATAGAATCAAAAATAGATTCAGCAGAGCTCGAGGAGCAATTCCAAGTCCAATTAAGTCAACACAAATACTTGATAGTACTGCAAAGACTAGACTCGCTGGTACGGAATACAATCAGACGCAGCCTTTGCAGAATTCAACTGATGATACTCCCCATATTACTGGAGACGCTTCAAACCTCTCCCTTCTCAACGTCAACAAAAGATTGGCAGGAAAAACGAAGAGTATTAGCTTCAATAGAATACCCCATACGACTCTTTTTGGATTTCCATCCCCTCAATCAGCTATTGAACCAAGTCCTAAAGATCTAACGGTCGATTTGGATTTCCTGGATAGTGATTCTCTACCGGAAAGAGATGACGATTCACCTAcgaaaagaaggacaagGCCCCATTAG